A single window of Malus sylvestris chromosome 5, drMalSylv7.2, whole genome shotgun sequence DNA harbors:
- the LOC126623808 gene encoding uncharacterized mitochondrial protein AtMg00810-like has translation MYEEFKRVITKEFEMTDIGLMAYYLGIEVKQNKEGIFISQESYTKEILKKFKMDDCKPISTPVECGAKLTKHDEGESVDPTFFKSLVGSLRYLTYTRPNILYVVRLVSRYIENPTTTHLKTAKRILRYLKGDSDDRKSTTGFVFFMGDTAFTWMLKKQPIVTLSTYEAEYVAATSCVCHAIWLRNLLKELSMPQEEPT, from the exons ATGTAtgaagagttcaagagagtgatAACCAAAGAATTCGAGATGACCGACATCGGGCTGATGGCATACTACCtaggcattgaagtcaagcagaacaaagaaggcattttcatctcccaagaaagctacacaaaggagatactgaaaaagttcaaaatggatGATTGCAAGCCTATAAGCACACCAGTGGAGTGCGGAGCTAAACTAACCAAGCATGACGAAGGAGAAAGTGtagatccaacatttttcaagaGTTTAGTTGGAAGCTTGCGCTACTTGACTTACACAAGACCAAATATTCTCTATGTCGTCAGATTAGTCAGTCGCTACATAGAGAATCCCACAACTACACATTTGAAGACCGCCAAAAGAATTCTTCGATACCTTAAAG GAGATTCCGACGATCGAAAAAGCACTACTGGatttgtgttcttcatgggAGACACTGCATTCACATGGATGTTAAAGAAGCAACCGATTGTCACTCTCTCTACCTACGAAGCTGAATACGTAGCTGCTACCTCATGTGTCTGTCATGCAATCTGGTTGAGAAACTTGCTAAAAGAATTAAGCATGCCACAAGAAGAGCCAACATAG